In the Ricinus communis isolate WT05 ecotype wild-type chromosome 3, ASM1957865v1, whole genome shotgun sequence genome, AGCTTCTATTAGCATGAAGCTTACCAGAACTGCTGCCAACTCCCTTCAATATCACCGACTTGTGTAGTCCACCTAGTAAGCCTTCATAATCTGTATCTCCACTTTCACCCACGAAAACCACAACATTCGACAAGTTTATGCCCCATCGAACATACAGATACCTGAGGAAGGTTACTGATTAGTATGCTAAAATAAGCACTTCCACTGTCAGCATCTACTCATATAACATCTTTAATTTATTGCCACATTTCATGGGGAAACACTTTGCTAGCTTGAATGTTAGTATTGGTTTTTCCAATATCAAGATAATATTGTATATCAATTCAAACACGATATAGAGGCCTAAAATTTagtagtctttttcttttaagatgagagaatatttttaattcctGAGGTAGCTTCTTAACAACTCGCATAACGTTATTGTGTAAAACAGAAGGCATAACGATATCAGCATATCTAGCTAAATGTCTAGGGATAGAAAAAGACATTAAAATTAACCTCAGCATTACCTGAGAGCTTGGGATCGAGAAGCCAACACAGGTATCACATTTAGCTTGGTACCGTTCTCACAATAAATAACATTGCATCGAAGAGCCTGGATTCTCATCAATTTTCGAAGTTCTTTAACTGGAAGAATCTGTGAAGACAAATAATGCATCAAGTGATACTTGACAAGGACCGAATATGCTTAAGACTTAGAAGTACGTAGTTTTAAAACACAGTCAAATCAACAGTACTAGGCTGGGGGATGGGAGCAAATTTACCGATGATTGTTCATTCACTTTAAATGCATAGCAATGTACAGTTGATCTTGATTCATCTTCAACAACCGTTTGTTCATGTTGTCCCTTCTTATCATTGACAGAAGCGACCCAACGAACCAAAGTCTTCCGCAGACCTTCTCCACCCCAGCGGTATTCAATGTGTGAATGATAATCCAAGTCTAATACAAACGGAAGCCCGATAACCCCCTCAGTGCTTGAAGATGGGTAATAGACTTCACTACCACTGTTACAGATAAATGCATCAAAATCCAGTGCACTCAAGCCTCCTGATGCCAGAAGAGAGTGTACCTCAGATATAGTCATGGCTGTTGACAATATATATCCTATTAGCCCTGCAGAATTTTCCTTCCTTGCCATCTCAACAACTATCTTAATGGTTTCAAGAAAATCTACAGTTGCATCACCATCTACTgcaataagaaatatatatttccttCTCGTCAATGTTGGGAATTTGCTATTGCCAGTATTGTTATCCACTTTCTCAGTTGATTCTTTTTGTATCCCTCCTATAGCACCTTTTGCCAATGTCAGAACATTACTGCCTAATTTAATCTTTCCATCTGCAGCATTATCATCAATATTTAAGGAAGCATCGAGATTTCCACTTTCATTTTTGTCTCCATCCAATGAAAGCTTCAAGTTCAGAGATAAATCTTGAATATCTCTCAAAGAATCACTAGGTGACTCGGGTTCTGAACTTTGACAGCCACCTTCAATTCTCTGCCACCGAGGCTGCCTAGGCCTGCAGCAGGCTATTCTAGCCAAGTATGTTTTACAGTGTTCTGGCCATGAGAAAGAGTGAATATTTTTAAGTCCATTCTGTCTGCATCTTGCCCAAAGCTGTTTATCTGACACAAGCTTCAGAAGAGCATCAGCAACAGACTGCTGGTCGTGCGGATCAACTAGTAGTCCATTGTCAAGTACCTGCAATCATTCAATCATCAGTATAAACAACTAGCACAAACATCAACTTAAACTGCTACCAAAATCAGGCAAGATAATCATTCTAGCAATAAGAAGGCTCCAGTATTCTACTCACCCGATGAATATCAACAGGACCCCCATTTTTTGTAGCAACAATAGGCAAACCATAAGCTGCAGCCTGTTCAATAAGGAGCTTATGTTAGATTTCTGATAAATTAATGTATTATCAGTGAAGAACTGCAGATAATCGATTAGGACAAGCACCTCTATCAATGTTAGCCCAAATGGCTCAATGAAAGCAGGATTGATGAAAACACCCTGAAAGatgagaagagaaagaaaagaaaggaattaTTAAAACAAGAGTCtagcataatttttaattatggaaatgaaaatcaaatttaccTTTGTTTTTGCTGCAAGACGATAAATCTCAGGAACATCAGACTGCTTGTGATGTTTAGGATATGCTACTTGGCCATACaaatcatatttatcaataagcTTAATAATGGAAAGAAGATAAGACGCATTTGTGTTTGACATCTCATCAATGTCATCCCGATTTCCCATTACTAATGTCTGCCAGAACAGGAAAACaactaaaatgaattttactCTAAGAGGGAAAGAGTATTAAGGCATTCAATGGAAATGTATGCGCTAGGCAGGTGTACTTCAAAGACAAACTCACAAGGTTAGCTAGCTCCCTTAGCGGGCGACATTCTCCAAATGCTTTGACTAAAGTGGTAATATTCTTTTTAGGGTCTGGCCTGGCAAGAGCAAGTATCATGGGCTTCCGTGGATTTGAAAAGAAACGCATTATCTGCCAAATCAAAGCGATCTGTATTAAAACAGATAAAAACTTTGTACCAAGCATCTAATATATCATTTGAAGTTCACTCCTCAAGAAAACAATATTGGCAGAAAAACTAAGAAAGTCAAGGAAGTTTAAATAATAGCATAATGGAGTTATTAGGCTGTCAAAAACCAATTAcatgaagaagaaagaataatTAACACCTCTGACCAAATAGGCAGATCATGAGAAGCAGGACTGTCATCATTTTTCTCATCTTCCCCATCCATATCTCCATCATGAGGAATAATATGATGAAATTCCATTCCAGGAGGAATTACCTAGAAATGATTACCATAATTTAGGTACAAATATATGTAGGGCATCAAAGCTTTACAATCAACATAAAAACAACTAACTTCAGATTCAGAAGGAAGCCTGA is a window encoding:
- the LOC8259425 gene encoding probable sucrose-phosphate synthase 1, which codes for MAGNDWINSYLEAILDVDPGIDEAKSSLLLRERGRFSPTRYFVEEVITGFDETDLHRSWIRAAAMRSTQERNTRLENMCWRIWNLARKKKQLEGEEVQRKAKRNVERERGRREATADMSEDLSEGEKGDVHGGISVHGDSVRGRMPRISSVDVMENWANQQKGKKLYIVLISLHGLIRGENMELGRDSDTGGQVKYVVELARALGMMPGVYRVDLLTRQVSSPDVDWSYAEPTEMLNPRNSENSMQELGESSGAYIIRIPFGPKDKYIEKELLWPYLPEFVDGALNHIMQMSKVLGEHIGSGNAVWPVAIHGHYADAGDSAALLSGALNVPMIFTGHSLGRDKLEQLLKQGRQSREEINTTYKIMRRIEAEELTLDASEIIITSTKQEIEEQWRLYDGFDPVLERKLRARTKRGVSCHGRFMPRMIVIPPGMEFHHIIPHDGDMDGEDEKNDDSPASHDLPIWSEIMRFFSNPRKPMILALARPDPKKNITTLVKAFGECRPLRELANLTLVMGNRDDIDEMSNTNASYLLSIIKLIDKYDLYGQVAYPKHHKQSDVPEIYRLAAKTKGVFINPAFIEPFGLTLIEAAAYGLPIVATKNGGPVDIHRVLDNGLLVDPHDQQSVADALLKLVSDKQLWARCRQNGLKNIHSFSWPEHCKTYLARIACCRPRQPRWQRIEGGCQSSEPESPSDSLRDIQDLSLNLKLSLDGDKNESGNLDASLNIDDNAADGKIKLGSNVLTLAKGAIGGIQKESTEKVDNNTGNSKFPTLTRRKYIFLIAVDGDATVDFLETIKIVVEMARKENSAGLIGYILSTAMTISEVHSLLASGGLSALDFDAFICNSGSEVYYPSSSTEGVIGLPFVLDLDYHSHIEYRWGGEGLRKTLVRWVASVNDKKGQHEQTVVEDESRSTVHCYAFKVNEQSSILPVKELRKLMRIQALRCNVIYCENGTKLNVIPVLASRSQALRYLYVRWGINLSNVVVFVGESGDTDYEGLLGGLHKSVILKGVGSSSGKLHANRSYLLEDVIPFNGPNVVQSEGYKVNNIKASLVKLGVFKG